The following proteins are encoded in a genomic region of Paenibacillus sp. FSL R7-0273:
- a CDS encoding TetR/AcrR family transcriptional regulator, with protein sequence MGSTVSHKHTAILDAAYELFGSGGFYETKMSEVAEKAGIAKGTVYLYFKSKEELFLAVTRRDCEGFLEQLEQKLKHCSSLQAKLTVIASHHLLYYYERKQHTKLFFRAPNNHPELMAFMAQFMEEYMQAVMKVMQDSGAREPELLAESYIGTLDRLKMDIMLRPGFTEEDARKRADFAAGLFIHGALGSLKEAQVHTIPEEEEDKA encoded by the coding sequence TTGGGCAGCACAGTAAGTCATAAGCATACGGCTATTCTCGATGCCGCGTATGAACTCTTCGGCTCAGGGGGCTTTTACGAGACGAAGATGTCCGAAGTGGCGGAGAAGGCGGGAATTGCCAAAGGCACCGTCTACTTATATTTTAAAAGCAAGGAAGAGCTGTTTCTGGCCGTAACACGCCGGGATTGCGAAGGATTCCTGGAGCAGCTGGAGCAGAAGCTGAAGCACTGCAGCAGCCTGCAGGCTAAGCTCACCGTAATTGCCAGTCATCATCTGCTGTACTATTATGAGCGCAAGCAGCATACCAAGCTGTTTTTCCGTGCGCCTAATAACCATCCGGAGCTTATGGCCTTTATGGCCCAGTTCATGGAAGAGTACATGCAGGCTGTTATGAAGGTTATGCAGGACAGCGGTGCCAGGGAGCCCGAGCTTCTGGCCGAGTCGTATATCGGCACGCTGGACAGACTCAAAATGGACATCATGCTGCGCCCCGGCTTCACGGAGGAAGATGCGCGTAAACGGGCGGATTTTGCGGCAGGATTGTTTATCCACGGGGCACTCGGCAGCCTGAAGGAAGCACAGGTACATACAATACCTGAAGAAGAGGAAGACAAAGCGTAA
- a CDS encoding fumarylacetoacetate hydrolase family protein: MCADINNVYCVGRNYKLHAEELGNKVPVEPLIFLKPSHAAVALDKAIIHLPQNAGQIHYEGELVLRIARDYVPGMSVEELVDVMALGLDFTLRDVQEDLKKKGLPWTAAKGFKNAAPLTPYIAFPEQDELEATDFTVRKNGTEVQRGNVKDMIFSLQKIVEFIASRYGLGKNDLIFTGTPAGVGPVVTGDSFELFWGDRLLGTCIIG; the protein is encoded by the coding sequence ATGTGCGCTGATATTAATAATGTGTATTGTGTTGGACGGAACTACAAATTACATGCGGAGGAGCTGGGCAACAAGGTTCCTGTCGAGCCGCTGATTTTTTTGAAGCCTTCCCATGCCGCTGTAGCGCTGGATAAGGCGATTATCCATCTTCCCCAGAACGCCGGCCAGATCCACTATGAAGGTGAGCTGGTGCTGCGCATTGCCCGTGATTATGTTCCCGGCATGAGCGTGGAGGAGCTGGTGGATGTGATGGCGCTTGGCCTGGACTTCACGCTGCGTGATGTGCAGGAGGATCTGAAGAAGAAGGGACTGCCCTGGACGGCGGCAAAAGGCTTCAAGAATGCGGCTCCGCTGACACCGTACATCGCTTTCCCCGAACAGGACGAGCTGGAGGCTACCGATTTTACTGTCCGTAAAAACGGGACAGAGGTGCAGCGCGGCAACGTCAAGGATATGATTTTCTCCCTTCAGAAAATAGTTGAATTTATTGCCTCCAGATACGGGCTCGGCAAAAATGACCTGATCTTCACAGGAACCCCGGCCGGCGTCGGACCTGTAGTTACCGGTGATTCCTTCGAGCTGTTCTGGGGTGACAGGCTGCTTGGCACCTGCATCATCGGATAA
- a CDS encoding DUF92 domain-containing protein: protein MSWIIGAVGAMLVAGAAYRRQSLSLTGMIAAFVMGTVYFGAGNAFWFGILLIFFISSSLLSKLHHENKAELELTYDKTGTRDAGQVFANGGMGMLLVLLNAVYPLELWELLFIGVMATVTSDTWATEIGTLAKRPPRSVLTGKVLPAGTSGGVSLPGTLAAAAGGVLIGAASWLLRAVSGMEERSFLLLTLAGLLGGLFGAFADSILGATVQRMNRCTVCGREVEASRHCGQPTVHARGWRWMNNDAVNALSTIAGGAAALLVRLL, encoded by the coding sequence TTGTCTTGGATAATTGGCGCCGTGGGTGCCATGTTGGTGGCGGGAGCAGCATACCGCAGGCAATCGCTCAGCCTAACAGGCATGATCGCAGCCTTTGTGATGGGGACGGTTTATTTCGGGGCCGGCAATGCGTTCTGGTTCGGTATTTTGCTGATTTTTTTCATCTCCTCCAGCCTGCTCTCGAAGCTTCACCATGAGAACAAGGCGGAGCTTGAGCTGACGTATGACAAAACGGGAACCAGGGATGCCGGGCAGGTGTTTGCCAACGGCGGCATGGGCATGCTGCTTGTTCTGCTGAACGCGGTCTATCCGCTGGAGCTGTGGGAGCTGCTCTTTATCGGTGTTATGGCGACTGTTACGTCGGACACCTGGGCGACAGAGATCGGCACGCTGGCTAAGCGCCCGCCGCGCTCTGTGCTGACCGGCAAGGTGCTGCCGGCCGGCACCTCAGGCGGCGTGTCGCTGCCGGGCACGCTGGCCGCCGCTGCAGGCGGAGTCCTGATTGGCGCAGCCTCGTGGCTGCTGCGGGCGGTCTCCGGCATGGAAGAGCGCTCCTTCCTGCTGCTGACGCTGGCAGGACTGCTGGGCGGGCTATTCGGCGCCTTCGCCGACTCGATCCTGGGGGCCACGGTACAGCGGATGAACCGCTGCACCGTATGCGGCCGCGAGGTTGAGGCCTCGCGGCACTGCGGCCAGCCTACAGTGCATGCCAGAGGCTGGCGCTGGATGAATAACGATGCCGTCAACGCGCTAAGCACGATAGCCGGCGGCGCGGCGGCCCTGCTGGTGCGCCTGCTCTGA
- a CDS encoding glycerophosphodiester phosphodiesterase — MKNSCVAHRGFSGKAPENTLAAVRMALALPFVRWMEIDVQLTRDGVPVVIHDFTLDRTTNGHGKVKNMDFEPMRRLDAGSWKGRAFRGEKVPSLEEVLELASGRLKLNIELKTSGDMYPGLEQAVIDLVSSKGMRDEVVLTSFDAGVLQRIKELDPRLRTGLIYDSRLGDPARKVKELDCSFLSISFARLSPALARLMSERGIRMMAWTVDKAKEMRRLADMNPDIMICTNRPDIWGDTFLKA, encoded by the coding sequence ATGAAAAACTCATGTGTGGCCCATCGCGGTTTTTCCGGGAAGGCCCCGGAGAATACACTCGCCGCCGTTCGGATGGCGCTCGCCCTGCCTTTTGTCCGCTGGATGGAAATTGATGTTCAGCTGACCAGAGATGGTGTACCGGTCGTCATTCATGACTTCACACTTGACCGGACGACCAACGGACACGGCAAGGTGAAGAACATGGATTTTGAGCCGATGCGCCGGCTGGATGCGGGAAGCTGGAAGGGACGTGCTTTTCGAGGAGAGAAGGTGCCTTCACTGGAAGAGGTGCTGGAGCTTGCCTCCGGCCGGCTGAAGCTGAATATCGAGCTCAAAACGAGCGGGGACATGTACCCCGGTCTGGAACAGGCGGTCATCGACCTGGTCTCCTCCAAGGGGATGCGGGATGAGGTGGTTCTGACCTCCTTCGATGCAGGAGTGCTCCAGCGGATTAAGGAGCTTGACCCGCGCTTGCGCACCGGACTGATCTATGATTCCCGGCTTGGTGATCCGGCGCGCAAAGTGAAGGAGCTGGACTGCTCCTTCCTGTCGATCAGCTTCGCAAGGCTGAGTCCGGCACTGGCCCGGCTTATGTCAGAGCGCGGGATCAGAATGATGGCCTGGACGGTTGACAAGGCGAAGGAAATGCGCCGCCTGGCTGATATGAACCCGGACATTATGATCTGCACGAACCGTCCGGATATTTGGGGCGATACTTTTCTGAAGGCCTGA